Genomic segment of Panicum virgatum strain AP13 chromosome 9N, P.virgatum_v5, whole genome shotgun sequence:
TGTGGCTAGTAGTGGACTGGCTCACTGGCCCAGGGTTGATATCAGCTATTTCCTTGCATGTATAggagattttttttatagaaacagAGAACAAAAGGTCTTCTTTTTGCAACAACTTGTACAAGTAATTTAAATATGAATGGATAACTAATGGATCCACCCATGATTGGCTGATTGTCTCACAGTTGCTAGAAAAAGGAAATTTGTATGCAATTCACAGAAACTGTTTCTCAACCAGTCATTAACAAATATCGCCACCACTTTTCAACGAAAAGCAAAGAAAAGAACACCACCCAAGTGGTCAAGATATGTACAAAATATTCTAGGAAATGATAATACCATGGACTGGTTTGGGTTTCTGGGTGCTAGTGGCTTTGGAGAGTCTAATCTTATAATTATTTGCTCAACCTAACAACTAATTTCATACATAGTGCAAAGCGTTTGGGCCCAATAGAAGTTGAGCGGCTTATATACCACTagtttagagttttttttttgtggttcATTAGAACTCAGTGGTGCACTACAAACCATTCCCCCCAAAAGaaagttatgcaagttcatgtgcTGATTTTAAATTTTATAACATTCTCCATGCTCAACGACAGCCCTCTTGCTATTCAGGGGTTCCTTTAATCtctgttttctttcttttacaCCATGTTTTAATGATTTGACCTTCTATTGGAGCATCAACAGTTTGACTTTCTTCCTACTCCTCATAGAAAGCTTTGACTTTATTAACATCATGCTTATAACTGGGAATCAGGAACCTCTAGAGCACATTATTGTGAAAAGGGAAGTATTATCTATGATATGGTTATTATCATTCATCAGTGACGTTGAACGGTTGGTCATGGCTAATGATGACTGAATAATCTATTGgaagaaataaaacaaaaaaggtGCTTGCTCAATAGGTtcattatgtttttttttgaataattcAATTGGTTCGTTCTCTTGGTCATACGATTCTAGTATAGGTACGGTGTGGTTTGGTTGACCTAAGAGCCTGAGGAACTAGCTACAGATAATCACTAGCTTAACGACCTCTAGCATGTCCACTAGCGTTTGACAATCTTCAAGAAGATAACACATTGgaaaatcatgcttagcattgACTGGTTGCAAATAATTTGGAGTTGACTCTGAACACAAGGTGGATATACAGCAAGAGCAGCGCCCTGATGGTGTGATGGTTTGACCTTGACATGCAAAGCCCTCTCCTGACTAGTCTCAATCATGCATGGGAATGTTTTCCATATCAAGTACTACTAGAGTTGGAAAACGATCAGAAGAAAAGAGACAACATAAGTAATTCATATGTCAACTTCTATCCACAGGACATACAACAAAAACCACATACAGAGCGTCGCTAAGCAaatgcagtttttttttctctcaaacACATATGCTCCGTCTGTCCATAAATGCAAGTATTTCTTTTTTGAAGGTTTTTTTTAAGGGAAATGCAAGTATTTCTGACTAGGCACCTGGACAAGTACTTGTTCAAGTACGATATACTGCAGAAATACTCATACTTTTCGATGGATGCAGTATATTCAATTTCATAacacaaaataaaattaaagCCCACTTATTGAAAGTATATACAATTTGGAGGCACAGATtcgtgacacacacacacactgaggTCTCAGTGAAGAACAAAAGGGATGGACAAGAGCATACATATAGTACTAGATTATTGAAAGTGCGCAACAAGTGAGATTCTTGATAACACAACTGAATGGCGACCGTGAAAAGTTCAGATTACGATATTGACTAGCCAATATTcacatctcatctcatctcataAGAAATCATTTCTGCTCATGAAGCTTTTACGTACCAAGATCTCTCTCTATTTTTACAGCAAGAGCCTCCTGTTACACCATCAGTGCCGCCGTCTACTACACATTCTTGGAACATGATCAAAACTCGCTCTCGCACTCAACCGATCATCGCCGTACAAAATTACAGAGAAAATGGGGGAGAAAACAattactcccccccccccccccccggaacAGGGTCGGTCAACTATATATGAAGTATGAACAGGCGGCTACTCTGCCCGGTCACCGCGAACTTGACCGCAGCAGAGCATGCAGCCATTCCGGTCTTGCTACCTTTCCTGAGCTGATGAGCTCGATCTGCGACGACGCCAATGGCATCAAGATGGTCGTGTGCTCCGGCCCGGCAGCGTTCCATGTGTTAGGCAACCgcggctgcgacggcggcggccgtggaggcAAAGATGGAGGCTTTGGCGGCGGTGACCATGCTACTGTATTCTTGGTCTTCAAGCAGGAAGGACCGGACGGCGTCGATGCATGGCGCGGCGACGAGCCGCTGCCAGGCCTcgtcggcggcgtggccgcgcttCAGGAACACCTCCGTGGCGTCGACGCGGCGGACGCGCCACATGCGCGCGAGCCGCTGGATCTTGCCGCGCTGGCGGAAGGCGAGGCGGGACGTGTTGGCCTTGATCTCGtcgacggccgcggcgagcaTGCGCGCgcgctcgtcgtcgtcgacgtGCTCGAGGCCGCGCGAGCGGAGGTAGGCGTCGAGCTCCGGCACGCCGATGGCGCGCCAGATGCCCCTGGAGTAATCGGTGCGGCGGGGGTCGAACGCCGCTGCCACCTCCTCGACGAGCCCCCGCCGGCACATCTCGTCGACGCGGCGGGCGACGAAGTCGTGCAGCACGGGGAGCTGCGCGTCCACCCAGAGGAAGCAGCAGTCGAAGCGCTCCCGGAACGCGCGGCGGTCGCCCTCCACGAGCTCCTCGACGTACGAGTTGGACCCTCCCGCGATGATGGGGACGCGACCCCGCGCGGCGaccccggccgcggcgcgcgcggcctcgCGGCGGAAGTCCGCGGCCGTGAACTCGGCGTCCGGGAGCGCGACGCCGAGCAGGTGGTGCGGCACCCCCGCGCACTCGTGGGGCGCCACCTTGTTGGTGGCCACGTCCAGGCCGGCGTACAGCTGCATTTTATCGGAGTTGATGACCTCGCCGCCGAAGCGCAGGGCGAGGTCGATGGCGAGGCGCGACTTGCCGGTCCCCGTGGCGCCCAGCACCACGACGGCCTTGCTCTTGGCCGCGACGCTCTGCCTGCCCACGaccgagagcggcggcggcggcaccgggaCCGCGGCGTCCGGGAGCGTGATgatcgcgggcggcggcggcatcctcAGCCTGGGGAAGGAGGGC
This window contains:
- the LOC120693420 gene encoding adenylate isopentenyltransferase 5, chloroplastic-like, giving the protein MPLPMAAPAMAPAAPSFPRLRMPPPPAIITLPDAAVPVPPPPLSVVGRQSVAAKSKAVVVLGATGTGKSRLAIDLALRFGGEVINSDKMQLYAGLDVATNKVAPHECAGVPHHLLGVALPDAEFTAADFRREAARAAAGVAARGRVPIIAGGSNSYVEELVEGDRRAFRERFDCCFLWVDAQLPVLHDFVARRVDEMCRRGLVEEVAAAFDPRRTDYSRGIWRAIGVPELDAYLRSRGLEHVDDDERARMLAAAVDEIKANTSRLAFRQRGKIQRLARMWRVRRVDATEVFLKRGHAADEAWQRLVAAPCIDAVRSFLLEDQEYSSMVTAAKASIFASTAAAVAAAVA